ATCTCCTGAAATCTGGTGACGTGCCGATTCGCTTCATCGACGACGCCGTGCGCGAAGTCCTCGGCGCGAAGTACGACATGGGCCTCTTCGCGGATCCCTATCGTCGTATCGGCAACGCGGCGCAAGACCCGAAAGATGTGTACGCCGACGACCGTCTGCACCGTGACGCTGCGCGTGATCTCGCGCGCAAGTCCCTCGTCCTGCTCGAAAACCGGCACGACACGTTGCCGCTGAAGAAGACGGGCAAGGTCGCCGTGATCGGGCCGCTCGCCGATTCGAAGCTCGACATGATGGGCAGCTGGTCGGCGGCGGGAAAGCAGGCGCAGGCCGTCTCGCTGCTGCAAGGCGTGCGCGATACGCTTGGCGACAAAGCGCAGGTGACGTACGCACGCGGGGCGAACATCACCGACGATCCGCGCGTGGTCGAATACCTGAACTTCCTCGACTGGGACAATCCGGAAGTCGTGCAGGACAAGCGCACGCCGCAGCAGATGATCGACGAAGCGGTGCAGGTCGCGCGCAACGCCGACACGCTGATCGTGGCCGTGGGGGAATCGCGCGGTATGTCGCATGAAGCGTCGAGCCGCACGAGCCTGATGTTGCCGGGCAGCCAGTTGGCGTTGTTGCAGGCGCTCAAGGCAACGGGCAAGCCGCTTGTCGTGGTGCTGATGAACGGCCGTCCGCTCGATCTGAACTGGGCGAAGGTCAATGCCGACGCCATGCTGGAGACGTGGTACGCGGGCACCGAAGGCGGTCATGCGATGGCCGACGTGCTGTTCGGCGACTACAACCCGTCGGGCAAGCTGCCGATCTCGTTCCCGCGCTCCATCGGTCAGATTCCGACGTACTACAACCAGTTGCGCATCGGCCGTCCGTTCACGCCGGGCAAGCCTGCGAACTACACGTCGCAATACTTCGAGGAGGACGCCGGTCCGCTGTACGCATTCGGCTACGGCTTGAGCTACACGACGTTCGACGTGTCGAAGGTCAAGCTCTCGGCGAAGACGTTGGCGAGCGGCGGCAAGGTGGAGGCGAGCGTGACCGTGCGCAACACCGGCAAGCGCGAAGGCGAGACGGTCGTGCAACTGTACTTGCAGGACGTGGCGGCGTCGATCGTGCGTCCGATCAAGGAACTGAAGGGTTTCCAGAAGGTGAACCTGAAGCCGGGCGAGTCGCGCACCGTGCAGTTCGCCATCGACGAGAGCCTGCTGAAGTTCTACAACGCGAAGCTGCAATACGTGGCGGAGCCGGGCGACTTCAACGTGCAGATCGGGCTCGATTCGCAGAACGTCCAGCAAGCGACGTTCACGCTTCAATAACGGTAAGCCTCACGCCTGCGACTGGAATTCCCCCGCAAGGAATTCCACGCAGGCGCGCACTTTGGCAGACGACGCCACGCGCGACGGATACACCGCCCAGACATTGGCAGGCTGCGTGACGTCCGGCAGCACCTGCACCAGTTCTCCGCGCGCAATCAGCGCACCCACGTCCCACATCGACCGCAGCACGATGCCCTGAGCGTCGAGCGCCCACTGCACCGCGACTTCGCCGTGGTTCGTCGAGAGCGGCCCCGTCACCTTGAGCGAGACGGACTCGCCGCGCTGCTGCAACCGCCACATGCCGAACGGGTGATCGCGTTCCTTGATGACGATGCAGGCATGCCCCGCGAGATCGCTCAATTGGCGCGGCGTGCCATGCGCTTCCAGATACGCTGCCGATGCGCACAACACGCGATGGTTATCCGCGAGCTTGCGCGCAATGAGATGCGGTGCGATCTCGTCGCCGATGCGCACGTCGAGGTCGTAACCCTCCGCCGCCACGTCGACGATGCGGTCGAACAGGTCCAGCCGGACATTGAGTTGCGGATGCAGCGCACGGAGCCGGGACATCGCGGGCGCCACGACGTGCCGCCCAAAGCCGAAGCTGCTCGACACTCGCAGCGTGCCGCGCGGCACCTGACGCGTGCTCGACACGTCCTCCATCAGATGACTGACGTCGTCGAGAATCTTCTCTGCCCACGCGTAGACCCGCTCGCCGGCGTCGGTGATTGCCACGCGCCGTGTCGAGCGGTGCAGCAGGCGTGTCCCGAGGTCGGCCTCCAGCATGCCCACGCGCTTGCTCACGTAGGCTGGCGAGACGCCCAGCGCCTCGGCCGCTGCCGAAAAGCTGGCGCGGCGCGCGACCTGGCAGAACACGCGCAGATCGTCGAGATTGGGATTGACGGGCAGGGGTTTATTCACGATTCGTGGATAGTGGATTAACCGATTGGGGGATTTTATCCACGTTGGAATGGAATAACCTAGCAACATTCGTCAAACGTTCAGGAGACAGACCATGACCGAAGCGTCCCAACGCCCCCAGCGTCCGTTCAAGATCGCCGTGATCCCGGGCGACGGCATCGGTAAAGAGGTGATGCCCGAAGGCCTGCGCGTGCTCGACGCCGCCAGCAAGCGCTTCGGCATTCCCGTCGAGTATCGGCACATCGAGTGGGCGAGCTGCGACTACTACGTTCAGCACGGTCAGATGATGCCGGATGATTGGAAGCAGCAGCTTGATGGCGTGGACGCGATTCTGTTCGGTGCGGTGGGCTGGCCCGAGACGGTGCCCGATCACATTTCGCTGTGGGGATCGCTGCTGAAGTTCCGCCGCGAGTTCGATCAGTACATCAACCTGCGCCCGGCGCGTCTGTTCGACGGTGTGCCGTCGCCGCTCGCGAATCGCAAGGCGGGCGACATCGATTTCATGATCGTGCGCGAGAACACCGAAGGCGAGTATTCGTCGATTGGCGGTGTGATGTTCGAAGGCACGGAGCGTGAGTTCGTCGTGCAGGAGTCGGTGTTCACGCGTCAGGGCACGGAGCGCGTGCTGAAGTTCGCATTCGAGCTTGCGCAGCAGCGCGAGCGCAAGCATGTGACGGTCGCAACGAAGAGCAACGGCATTTCGATCTCGATGCCGTGGTGGGACAAGCGTGCGGCCGAGACGGCCGCGAAGTATCCCGACATCACGTGGGACAAGCAGCACATCGACATTCTGTGCGCGCGCTTCGTGCTGAATCCGGATCGCTTCGACGTGGTCGTCGCCTCGAATCTGTTCGGCGACATTTTGTCGGACCTGGGGCCTGCGTGTACCGGCACCATCGGCATTGCGCCGTCTGGCAACCTGAACCCCGAAGGCAAGTTCCCGTCGCTGTTCGAGCCGGTGCATGGCTCGGCGCCGGATATCGCGGGCAAGAACATCGCGAACCCGATCGGCATGATCTGGACCGCCGCGATGATGCTCGACTTCATCGGTCGGGGCGATGCGCGTACGCGCGCCGCCCACGACACGATCCTCGCCGCCATCACGCAGATCATCAAAGACGGTCCGCGCACCGGCGACATGGGCGGGCGCGCGAACACGACCGAAGTGGGTCAGGCGATTGCGGCAGCCGTCTCGGCCGGTTGATCCACTGAGCTAGCATGCGCCGCCGATGCAACGTCGCGCGGCGCAAAGTACCGGTTGGGCACTGCCGGTACGCCGAGATTCTCGCGGAAGGTGCGGCCTTCGTACTGCGTGCGAAACAGGCCGCGTCGCTGCAACTCCGGCACCACCAGATCGACGAACGACGTGATGCCTGCGGGTGCGCTCGGGAACATGATGTTGAAGCCATCGGCCGCGCCCGTCTCGAACCAGTGCTGAAAATCGTCGGCAATCGATGCCGGTGTGCCGACCAGCACGCGGTGTCCGCCCCCGGTAAAGCGCGTATATAGCTCGCGCACGGTCGGCTGCTCGCGTCGTATCCAGTCCACCACCAATTTCTGACGGCTCTTGTGCGAGTTCGTCTCAGGCACGTGGTCGGGCAGCGGCACCTTCGCGTCGAACGGCAGGCTGCCGAGATCGATGCCGAGGCTCGCATAGTTCGTCAGCGCATTGAGCACGACCGCCGGATCGCGATGCGACAGCAGGCTGTCGTAAAGGTCTTCCGCTTCCGCTTGCGTGCGTCCCACGATGGGCGAGACACCCGGCAGGATGAAGATGTGTTCCGGCTGGCGTCCGTACTTCAACGCACGTGTCTTCACGTCGGTATAGAACGCGCGGGCATCCTCGATATCCTGTGCCGCCGTATAAAGCAGTTCGCCCGCACGTGCGGCCAACTCACGTCCCGCCTCGCTCGACCCTGCCTGCGCGATGACCGGCCAGCCCTGCACCGGACGCGGCGCACTGAGCGGCCCGCGCACGCGGAAGTGCTTACCCCGGTGATCGAGCGTGCGGATGCGCGACGGATCGGCCCACTGGCCGGTCGCCTTGTCGCGTGGGAAGGCGTCGTCGGCGTGGCTGTCCCAGAGGCCGGTGACGACGTCATAGAACTCGTTTGCGCGCTCGTAGCGCACCGCGTGGTCGACGTGATCGTCGCGATTGAAGTTTTCGCCGCCGCCGGTGGACGTTACGAGATTCCATCCGGCGCGCCCGCCGGACAGATGGTCGAGCGATGCGAACGCGCGCGCCACGTTGTACGGCTCGCTGTAGGTGGTGCTGACGGAGGCGACGAGGCCGATGTGCTTCGTCGCCCCGGCCAGTCCTGCGAGCAGCACGACCGGGTCCCAGCGCGGCGCGCCCGGGCTGTGCGCGAGCGCGACCGGGTCCGTCGACACGAAGAGGTTGTCGAAGAAGAACAGGGCGTCGAACAGACCGCGCTCCAACTCTTGCGCGTAGTGTCGGTAGCGCGCGAACTGCGAGTCGGCGTCCGTGTCGGTGTCGGGGTGACGCCAGCTGTCGCCCTGCACGCCGGAACCCGACATGTAGGCGCCCAGCCGGAGTTTGCGGGCAGGTTGCGTCATGGGCTTGCTCTCTCGATTTCGGTAAACGATAACGATAGGCGCACGACACACGTCGCCACAAACAACGAAATCAGATAAGCAAACCGCCATAAGCAAACTCGCGCGCCACGGGCTATGGATCGCACCAATCGATGGTTGGGAATGCGCCGGGGCGTGCCTAGACTGGCACATCCTCCCACTCTCAAAGCTGCGCCGATGCGCGGCGACATGCCATGACGAACACTGCCTCTCATGCCGCCCCGCCGGTCAGTCCCGTGCTCGACGCGTTCATTGCGGCGTCCGCCATCGCCTTCGGGCTCTACGTCTCCGCTCCGTCGCGGGCCGCGATGGTGCGTGCCACGCTGGCACGCTCGGCGAAGCGCGACCTGCGAGCGTGTGCGCAAGGCCGCTGGCCGACGTGGCGTGCGCGCTTGCGTCGTGGGGCGGCGCTGGCGCTGAGCGTCGCGGCGATCCTGCCGTTCTCGAGCCGCGCAGCCGACAAGCCGGTGCTCGTCGTGGGCGATCAGGCGTACAACGCGCAGAGTCTTTTCGAAGCGTCCGGCGCTTTGCAGGACGCCCCCTATACCGTTTCGTGGAAGCAATTTCCCGCAGGCACGCCGGTCGTCGAAGCAGTGAATGCCGGTGCGCTCGACGTTGGGTTGCAGGGCGACGGCCCGGTGCTGTTCCTCGCCGCGCAGGGGGCGCCGGTCAAGGTCATCGGCATCTATCGCGACAGTCCGGACAGCGTGGTACTGCTCGCGGGACCGCACACACAGATCAAGACGGTCGCCGATCTGAAGGGTAAGACGGTGGCCATCACGCGCGGCGGCTGGTCGCAGCAACTGGTGCAGGCGGCGTTGGTGTCGGCCGGGCTGCCGCTCGATTCGGTGAAGTACTCGTATCTGGCGTCGGTCGATTCGGCCGCCGCGTTACAGGCGGGCAAGGTCGATGCGACGGCGACGTGGGAGCCGTACGTGACACGCTTGCGTCAGGCGGGCGCGCGCACCGTTGTGACGGCACGTGGCCTGATCGCCGCGCAGAGCTATCTGTCCACGACGCAGAAGGTGATCGACAGCAAGCGCGAATTGCTGGGGGACTTCGTGCAGCGCTATCAACGTGCGCGCGAATGGTCGCTGGCGGACGCGAAGCACATCGAGCGCTACGCCGACGTCTGGGCCGCGAAGTCGCGCGTCGATCCGAAGCTGGCGCATCAATGGTTCAGCACCTCGCGCATTCGGTATGAACCGCTGACCGACGCCGCCATTGCCGAGGCGCAGAAGAGCGTCGACGACTTCGTTAAAACCGGCACGCTGACGAAGGGCTTCGACGTGCGCGGCCTCTTCGATACGTCGTTCAACAAGTTCACGCAGGCGGCGCGGTAAGCGAGTTGCATCGCACACAGTAAGCACGCATTAAGCAGGCATTAAGCAGACATTAAGCACCGGCGAACCACACGCAAGGGCTACAATGCACGCCATCCGGCGGGCGGGGCGCCCGTCTCTCAGGGGAATTGCGTGTCAGCCAGTGCTCCCAGCGCGCCGTCTTCCGGCGCGCCAACCATCAGTCGTCACGTCGTCATCGTGGTGTTCGACGGCGCTGAAGCCATCGATATCACCGGTCCGGCAAGCGCCTTCGCGAAGGCTTCGATGGCGGTGCCGCACGCCTATCGTCTGACGGTGGCCTCGCCGCGTGGCGGCAACGTCCTCACGAGCGCGGGTCTCGCCATTGCAGATACGACGCCACTCTCGTCATTGGACGTTGCGTCCGGCTTCGACACGATCATCGTGGCAGGTGGCGAGGAGGACGCGTTGCGCCGCGCCGTACTCGAAGATGGCGCGCAACAGTGGGTTGCCTCGGCGGCGCCGCACGTGCGTCGCATGGCAAGTGTCTGCACCGGGGCGTTCGTGCTGATGGCAGCAGGGCTGCTCGATGCGCGTCAGTCGACCACACATTGGCGGGCGTGCGATCTGCTGGCATCGATGTGCGCCGCCACCGACGTGCAGCACGACCGCGTGTTCGTACGCGACGGGGATCTCTGGACGTCGGGCGGTGTGACCACCGGCATCGACATGGCGTTGGGCATGATCGAAGCGGATCTCGGCCGCGATGTCGCGATGGATATCGCGCGCGATCTGGCGTTGTTCGTGCTGCGCGGCGGCGCGGAATCGCAAGTGAGCCATTCGCTGGCGATGCAGCAGGGTGCGACGTCGCCGGTGAGAGATGTCATCGCATGGATCGAGAGCCATCTCGATGCCGATCTCAGTGTGGACGCATTGGCCGCCGTCGCCCGCATGAGTCCTCGCAATTTCTCCCGGGCGTTCTCCCGCGATACCGGTGTGTCGCCTGCCCGTTACGTCACGCGGGCGCGGGTCCATTTCGCCAGATCGTTGTTACGGCAGACGGCGTGGACGCAGGCGCGCATCGCGCAGCGCAGCGGCTTTCGCAGCGTCGATGCACTTCAACGGGCGTTTCGCGAGGCGTTTGGCGAGCCGGTGTCGGCGCATCGGCAGGTCCAGTGATGGGGGGGGCGTCCGGCGCTAGCGCAAGCCGTCCGGATACTCCAGCGACAGCGCAACGAGGTCGCGCGTCGATGCGCCATACCGTTGCCCGATAGCATCGAGCGCTGCCGTGAAGTTCGCCATTGCCGATGTGTGGGATGCGAGCGCGATGGTGCGCACCGGTGTTACGGAAATGTCCATCTGAGGAACAAGCCGCAACCCGCTGGCCATTCTGACGGTCCGCGTCCCCTCATGCACGGCGATGGCCTCGCTACGCCAGGTGCGCGACCACGCGTCGGACACCAGCGCGAGCGAGACGTCGTCGACGCCATCGCTGACGGGAATGGCGAGCGTTTCGTGTCGCCAGAAGGCTAGCCAGTGACTGGCAATCGTCCAGAGTCTCGACGCATCGAGCCGGAATCCCGCGCTGGCATGGCGCGCCGACCAGTCGGTGACACCGAGCGAACGTGCGACGTCTGCTGCACGCTTCTCTCCGGCAATCCCTTCCACCAGCGCCAACGATAGCGGTAACGACGCACTGACGCCGGTCGTCGTGACGATGCCGTCGTCATACAGATAGCGCACGTCCGACACATAGCGAGCGGTGGGATTGTCTTTGCGCAGATCGTCGCGATCGTACCAATGGCCCGCGAATCGCTTCTCACGCAACAAGCCAGCCTGACTCAACACCTTGGCACCGGAGCAGATGCCGACGATTAGCGCGCCATTCGCCGCCTGACGTTGCAGCCATTGCAGCACACGAGGATCGTTGTCGACGTGCATGGCGGGAACGATCACGACGTCGGCACCGCGAGGATAACGCGCATCGAAAGCGGTCAGCGTGGTGTCGGGGACAATGCGCAACGCAGGCATCAGCGTGACGTCTCCCGCTTCGACCGCGACGGCCTCGACCTGCCCGATGCCCGCTCGTTTGAGTACGCCGTAGGGCACGAGGAAATCGGTGGTCTCGGTGCCATCGTTGAGCGCCATGACGGCGACGACGGGGTCCTTCGGTCGGTTGGCGAGCGCAGCGAGCAAATCCTGACGCGCTTGCGGGACCGCATCGACTTCAGGTGAGTCCGCTGCTGCGCCTGCCGTCACGAAGGAGAGGCAGACCAATGCGGCGAGCAAAAGGCGGGGATAGCGCATGACAGGGCGAATGCAACGAGAAGGCTCTCAGCGTACCGATTCCCGTCGAACACCCGCAATGACAACGATGCCGCACTTCCTGCCAGCGGGGCCGTTGGCGGGGCGGGCAGAATCTCAGGCGCTCGCCCGCTGCAACACCTTTTCTCCACCGAACGCACGCGGACGCGGCGCATCGACGCGCTCGCGCAGCAACTCGACCGCCCGTTGTGCGCGTGCCGACAGCGGCCACTCTGCGCGATGAATCAGCCACAGCGTGTCCACTACGGGCGGGCCGCAATCCACGACGCGAATGGCATCCTGTGACGCGAACGCCTGCCGCGCGTACTGCGGGATGACAGTGAACCCGAGACCGCGTGCGACGTATTCGAGAATCAGGCTGATCTGATTCGTGCATCCCTTGCAGGGCAGACTCTGCACCCCCGGATTGCCCGGAAAACGGCGACTGAGCAAGCGCGTCGACATCGCCTCGCCATCGGGGTGATCGATGAAGCCGATGCGCTTGAGATCTTCCCACTTGTGCACGTCCTCACCAGCGGGCACCACAAGTTCGAGCGGCTCCTGCGTGAAAGGCGTCGCCGTGAGACGGGGATCGTCGGGGCGCAGCGTCACGAGACCCAACTCGAAGTGATTCTGAAGAATGCCTTCGAGCACTTCGCGGTCGGGCGCGAAACGATGACGCACGGCCATCGCGGGATTCGCCTGTTGCATGTCGAGCAGGATCGGACACAGATACAGCCCGATGCTCCCCGGCGTGATGAGGTTGATGTTGCCGCACTCCTCGTTCGCGTCCTCGAGGCTGGAGCGCAAGTGTCGGCCCGCGCACTCTACCTGTTCGCAATAAACGAGCAGCGCCTGACCGGCGGGCGTCAGTTCCACGGCACGCGGGCGTCGCACGAGCAACGGGCCGAATTCCTCTTCGAGATGCTTGATGTGCTGGCTGACCGCTGCCTGCGTCAGCCCCAACTGGTCGGCGGTACGAGTGAAGTTACCCAACTCGGCAAGCGTGGCGAAGGATTTGAGCCACTGGGGATTAACCATAATGAAGTGTTATCGAATCTATAATTTGCAGATAGTTTCCATTATAGCTATGTGGGGCTACCATTGCTTGCGTCGACCGAACCGGTCGAGATGCCGTGAAGACCGGCCCGAGCCGCAGGCTCCGCCGACCGGCACCGCTGTGCCCCGACAATGCCCCCCCATTAGAGAAACCTCATGTCTGCCCTGTTTTCCCCGTTTGAACTGAAGAGCGCGAAGTTGCGCAACCGCATTGCGATCCCGCCGATGTGCCAGTACAGCGCCGTCGACGGCGTGACCAACGACTGGCACCTCGCCCACTACGCCAGCCTGGCGCGTGGAGGGGCGGGTCTGGTGATCGTCGAAGCGACCGCCGTGTCGCCCGAAGGCCGTATTACGCCGGGATGCACCGGTCTGTGGAACGACGAGCAGACCGTTGGCATGGCGCGCATCGCCGCGGCCATCAAGTCGCATGGCGCGGTGCCGGGCATCCAGATTGCCCACGCGGGACGCAAGGCCAGTGCCAACCGTCCGTGGGAAGGCGACGACCATATTGGTGAAGACGACCCGCGCGGCTGGCCGACGATCTCGCCGTCCGCCGTCGCCTTCGGCGGCGATCTCGGCAAGGTGCCGAAGGCCATGACGCTTGACGATATCGCCCGCGTGAAGGCAGACTTCGTCGCCGCCGCACGCCGTGCGCTCGCCGCTGGCTTCGAATGGCTCGAGCTGCACTTTGCCCACGGTTATCTGGCGCAGAGCTTCTTCTCTTTGCACGCCAATCATCGCGAAGACAACTACGGTGGCGACCTCGCTGGCCGCAGCCGTTTCCTGCTGGAGACCCTGGCTGCCGTGCGCGAAGTGTGGCCGGAGCATCTGCCGCTCACCGCGCGTTTCGGCGTCATCGAATACGATGGCCGCGACGAAGAAACGCTGGCCGAATCGATCACGCTTGCGCGTCAGATGCGCGAGGGCGGTCTGGATCTGCTGAGCGTGAGCGTCGGCTTCTCGACGCGGAAGGCGAACATTCCGTGGGGGACGCCGTTCCTCGCACCGATTTCGGAGCGCGTGAAGAAGGAAGCGGGCATTCCCGTGGCATCGGCCTGGGGCATCGACGATCCTGTCGTTGCCAACCGTATCGTGGCCGACGGCCAGTTGGATCTCGTGATGGTGGGCCGCGCTCATCTGGCGAACCCGCACTGGCCGTACTTCGCTGCGCGCGAACTCGACGAGAAGCGCCCGACGTGGGTGCTGCCCGCCCCTTACGCCCACTGGCTTGAGCGCTATCGCGCACCGCGTGCCGCCTAAGTCAGATCAAGCGGGCCGCTGCATAGCCTGAAATACAACGCCCCCGGACGTCGTAAGACGCCGGGGGCGTTGGCGTTTGCGCTTGCGTTCGTCAGATGGCAGAGGCAGACGGGGGCACGGAGCGAGGGCCTTTCAATTCGCGGATAACCGCTTGCTTCGCGCGGTGGGCGCCGGCGGCGTCGGAGAATATCTGCCAGAAAATCTGGTTGGCCGCAGACATCGGAAGGCTCTCACTGCGGGAGACGAAGCTCTCTGGCGCTCTGTACATGGGTTCCGTCCTGAAAAACTCAGGATGGAATTGCAGCATGAGGGCCGGCACTCCTCCCGCATGAGGGCTTTCAACCGCCTCGACCAGTCCTTCGTGTACGACAGAGGGTTTCAGATGCTCGACAAGCGACTGCGCGGATACGGGGATCGCCTGATGGTGCGACACCACGCTGGCAAGCGTCTCTCGCATGGCTTCGCCGTATATCCCGTTTCGGCTGCCCTGCGTCAGATTGAAATCTCGCGTGCCACGCTGTCCCTCAACGTTTTGCAACATTTTCGCGCCGAAGTACACGTTGACCAACTGGAAGCCACGGCAAATGGCCATCATGGGAACACCCCGATTCAGGGATTCGCGCAGTAGCGCCAACTCCAGCAGAGAACGACGGTAGTCGCTCCCCGAACGGGGCGTGTCTTCCTCCTCTCCATACAAGGCTGAAGGAATATCCTCACCGCCAGGCAGTACGATGGCATTGACGTTTGCGCTCAACGTTTTCGCCTTTGCCGTGATGCTGGCCAACTGCGCGAATGTCTCAGGGTCGTCGTCGACCGTTTGCAGCAGGCGCTGGGGGATCGGGAGGCCGCCCGCCGGACTCACCGCGATGCGCTGCAACGCGACGCCAATCTCATGATCGAATTTTCTGCGATCTATCGAAGGCGAGCGCATGGCAATACGCAGCGGGATCATGCCAGCGGCCTGATCGAGCTTCACGAGGACTCTGGGAATCGATGTGCCGCGATCCGCCGGATCGACCGGCAGGACAGCCGTCGGCCGGGTAGTCCCGACCGTCTTGCGAGAGTCGCTATCCACATCGAAATCGCGCAAAACATCGAAGAACACCGAATTCTCCAGATTGCTGTTTCGAATCGACGAGTCCCTGACCTCGGCGTTCAGGAAATGGGTTCCGGCCATCGTGACCGTGTCGAAACGAGAACTCAGAATTCGCGCGTTTTCAAAGCTCCCGATGACGAGGTCGCACCGTTCGAAACCGACGCCGTCGAGC
The Pandoraea oxalativorans genome window above contains:
- the bglX gene encoding beta-glucosidase BglX — encoded protein: MFSALALAASLATGAVMAPAFANAAQASDNGSNGGVPVAMPSASAKQRFVDDLIARMTLEEKIGQLRLISIGADMPQPKLIKEIAAGRVGGTFNSVTRSENRPLQDAAVKQSRLKIPIFFAYDIVHGHRTVFPISLGLASSWDMTVVRQAARVAAQEASADGLDATFAPMVDISRDPRWGRTSEGFGEDPYLVSQSARASVQGFQGTSSANPDSLMAFVKHFALYGAVEGGRDYNVVDMSPMRMYQDYLPPYRAGIDAGAGGVMIALNSVNGTPATSNKWLLRDLLRDEWGFKGVTVSDHGAIEELMRHGVAKDGREAAKLAIEAGVDMSMADQQYLKQLPDLLKSGDVPIRFIDDAVREVLGAKYDMGLFADPYRRIGNAAQDPKDVYADDRLHRDAARDLARKSLVLLENRHDTLPLKKTGKVAVIGPLADSKLDMMGSWSAAGKQAQAVSLLQGVRDTLGDKAQVTYARGANITDDPRVVEYLNFLDWDNPEVVQDKRTPQQMIDEAVQVARNADTLIVAVGESRGMSHEASSRTSLMLPGSQLALLQALKATGKPLVVVLMNGRPLDLNWAKVNADAMLETWYAGTEGGHAMADVLFGDYNPSGKLPISFPRSIGQIPTYYNQLRIGRPFTPGKPANYTSQYFEEDAGPLYAFGYGLSYTTFDVSKVKLSAKTLASGGKVEASVTVRNTGKREGETVVQLYLQDVAASIVRPIKELKGFQKVNLKPGESRTVQFAIDESLLKFYNAKLQYVAEPGDFNVQIGLDSQNVQQATFTLQ
- a CDS encoding LysR family transcriptional regulator; its protein translation is MPVNPNLDDLRVFCQVARRASFSAAAEALGVSPAYVSKRVGMLEADLGTRLLHRSTRRVAITDAGERVYAWAEKILDDVSHLMEDVSSTRQVPRGTLRVSSSFGFGRHVVAPAMSRLRALHPQLNVRLDLFDRIVDVAAEGYDLDVRIGDEIAPHLIARKLADNHRVLCASAAYLEAHGTPRQLSDLAGHACIVIKERDHPFGMWRLQQRGESVSLKVTGPLSTNHGEVAVQWALDAQGIVLRSMWDVGALIARGELVQVLPDVTQPANVWAVYPSRVASSAKVRACVEFLAGEFQSQA
- a CDS encoding tartrate dehydrogenase, coding for MTEASQRPQRPFKIAVIPGDGIGKEVMPEGLRVLDAASKRFGIPVEYRHIEWASCDYYVQHGQMMPDDWKQQLDGVDAILFGAVGWPETVPDHISLWGSLLKFRREFDQYINLRPARLFDGVPSPLANRKAGDIDFMIVRENTEGEYSSIGGVMFEGTEREFVVQESVFTRQGTERVLKFAFELAQQRERKHVTVATKSNGISISMPWWDKRAAETAAKYPDITWDKQHIDILCARFVLNPDRFDVVVASNLFGDILSDLGPACTGTIGIAPSGNLNPEGKFPSLFEPVHGSAPDIAGKNIANPIGMIWTAAMMLDFIGRGDARTRAAHDTILAAITQIIKDGPRTGDMGGRANTTEVGQAIAAAVSAG
- a CDS encoding LLM class flavin-dependent oxidoreductase, producing the protein MTQPARKLRLGAYMSGSGVQGDSWRHPDTDTDADSQFARYRHYAQELERGLFDALFFFDNLFVSTDPVALAHSPGAPRWDPVVLLAGLAGATKHIGLVASVSTTYSEPYNVARAFASLDHLSGGRAGWNLVTSTGGGENFNRDDHVDHAVRYERANEFYDVVTGLWDSHADDAFPRDKATGQWADPSRIRTLDHRGKHFRVRGPLSAPRPVQGWPVIAQAGSSEAGRELAARAGELLYTAAQDIEDARAFYTDVKTRALKYGRQPEHIFILPGVSPIVGRTQAEAEDLYDSLLSHRDPAVVLNALTNYASLGIDLGSLPFDAKVPLPDHVPETNSHKSRQKLVVDWIRREQPTVRELYTRFTGGGHRVLVGTPASIADDFQHWFETGAADGFNIMFPSAPAGITSFVDLVVPELQRRGLFRTQYEGRTFRENLGVPAVPNRYFAPRDVASAAHASSVDQPAETAAAIA
- a CDS encoding ABC transporter substrate-binding protein, which gives rise to MTNTASHAAPPVSPVLDAFIAASAIAFGLYVSAPSRAAMVRATLARSAKRDLRACAQGRWPTWRARLRRGAALALSVAAILPFSSRAADKPVLVVGDQAYNAQSLFEASGALQDAPYTVSWKQFPAGTPVVEAVNAGALDVGLQGDGPVLFLAAQGAPVKVIGIYRDSPDSVVLLAGPHTQIKTVADLKGKTVAITRGGWSQQLVQAALVSAGLPLDSVKYSYLASVDSAAALQAGKVDATATWEPYVTRLRQAGARTVVTARGLIAAQSYLSTTQKVIDSKRELLGDFVQRYQRAREWSLADAKHIERYADVWAAKSRVDPKLAHQWFSTSRIRYEPLTDAAIAEAQKSVDDFVKTGTLTKGFDVRGLFDTSFNKFTQAAR
- a CDS encoding GlxA family transcriptional regulator, with amino-acid sequence MSASAPSAPSSGAPTISRHVVIVVFDGAEAIDITGPASAFAKASMAVPHAYRLTVASPRGGNVLTSAGLAIADTTPLSSLDVASGFDTIIVAGGEEDALRRAVLEDGAQQWVASAAPHVRRMASVCTGAFVLMAAGLLDARQSTTHWRACDLLASMCAATDVQHDRVFVRDGDLWTSGGVTTGIDMALGMIEADLGRDVAMDIARDLALFVLRGGAESQVSHSLAMQQGATSPVRDVIAWIESHLDADLSVDALAAVARMSPRNFSRAFSRDTGVSPARYVTRARVHFARSLLRQTAWTQARIAQRSGFRSVDALQRAFREAFGEPVSAHRQVQ
- a CDS encoding DJ-1/PfpI family protein, with product MRYPRLLLAALVCLSFVTAGAAADSPEVDAVPQARQDLLAALANRPKDPVVAVMALNDGTETTDFLVPYGVLKRAGIGQVEAVAVEAGDVTLMPALRIVPDTTLTAFDARYPRGADVVIVPAMHVDNDPRVLQWLQRQAANGALIVGICSGAKVLSQAGLLREKRFAGHWYDRDDLRKDNPTARYVSDVRYLYDDGIVTTTGVSASLPLSLALVEGIAGEKRAADVARSLGVTDWSARHASAGFRLDASRLWTIASHWLAFWRHETLAIPVSDGVDDVSLALVSDAWSRTWRSEAIAVHEGTRTVRMASGLRLVPQMDISVTPVRTIALASHTSAMANFTAALDAIGQRYGASTRDLVALSLEYPDGLR
- a CDS encoding LysR family transcriptional regulator; the encoded protein is MVNPQWLKSFATLAELGNFTRTADQLGLTQAAVSQHIKHLEEEFGPLLVRRPRAVELTPAGQALLVYCEQVECAGRHLRSSLEDANEECGNINLITPGSIGLYLCPILLDMQQANPAMAVRHRFAPDREVLEGILQNHFELGLVTLRPDDPRLTATPFTQEPLELVVPAGEDVHKWEDLKRIGFIDHPDGEAMSTRLLSRRFPGNPGVQSLPCKGCTNQISLILEYVARGLGFTVIPQYARQAFASQDAIRVVDCGPPVVDTLWLIHRAEWPLSARAQRAVELLRERVDAPRPRAFGGEKVLQRASA